atctttaacCGTAGCCTCTATAGCCATACCAATAGGCAACTTGTTTtctatatcatcaaatacCGAGACATCATCGCTCAATTCCATAAATGAGATACGCCCCTTAATAGTTGGTGTAATGGATACCCATACAAATCCCTTTGCAACGTTATTAATATAAGCAACCCATTTTGAACCTTCTGAAGTGTTCGATAAGTTCAACATATGGTATGGTTCATCAGgagttttcaattctttttcaagaatagACAACTCTAAAACGATATTCTTATTGGATTTACGATGAGTGATTGGTAAAAATCTGTGAGTTTTCGCATCATGGAATCCAATAACTTTAactttgattttatcattCTTATGGAACTGTGATAATGGCTGCTTCTTATCTTTGATTTCAGACCATGAGTTGAAACATTGGGTGATGTCCACTCTACCTTGTAGGTTATCTGCTAATTGAACATTCAATTGAGTGCCTTTAATAGATTTGACGACCGCACTAGTAATCACACCAGGAGTGTAATCACCAACCGTGGACTTCTCACTATCAATTGGATTGATAACTTCTTCTGTGTTGGAGGAATCCTTAGAATTCTCACTCTTCTTTaaagataataaaaatcttttgttttcttcatcaattctaATAACACGACATGAAACCGATTGATACTTGTAGAACTTTTTGGACAAGTCCTCATCTGGCTTATCAGTTGCATACTTAGCCAATACTAAACCAGTTAATTTACCAGCAAATGAGATAAATAAACCCATATTAGTAACAGATTTAATATAACCGTGTAACATCTTATTATCCACCTTTATATCCTTAAAATATGCTGGAACTTCGTCTTGCTTAGCAGCTTCAATTAAAGATGCTTTGGCAGAAACAGTGACAGATCTAGATTTCAAATCCTTTTCCAAAACAAGAACATCAATTTTGTCTCCAATTggtaatttcttgaaaatagatCTATTCTGTTCGTAGTTACCATCTGACAAATGCCCGCTAAAGATAACCCCACGTAAATTGCTATTTTCCAACTCAACGATTACGGATTCTTTAACCTTCTCAACGACAATTGCAGTGGTAATAGATTTACCTGGATATAAGTCAGATATCGTGGCTTTTTGAGAATCACTCAAGTCAATGGATTGTCTTAATGTAACCATCAACCTTTGATCATCCTTATTAACATTTAATATCTTAACGTTTACAGTCTGTCCTATCTTCAAATGATCGCTTGCTTGATTCACGAATGTCTCAgatatttcattcttaGGTAAATAAGCCCTTAAATTGCCAAAGAAAGAAACAATGGCACCATTATGAACAAATTTCTCAACAGTTGCAGGAGACTTAAATCCAACAGTGGCCTTATCGAAACCAGTCAAAAtctcatcatcttcaatattcactaatgatttcttcaaagtaAAGAACAATTTTCTGCCTTGCTTTCTTAATACTCTACCCTTGACTTTACCACCGACTTTGAATTTTCTTTCAGGATAGACTAATCTGACATCAGACATATGATTACCTGGAACTAAGGCCTCAAAACCATTGAGAATTTTGACGATGATTCCACCCGAGTCAGGCAAAACCTTGACAATTTCGGCGCCGTTGACGAATTCACCAACTGGTATGTCATCAGTAGTCAAAAACTTAGAATCAATTACTTTTGGTTCCATAGTTAAAACTAATAAGTTTTCGATTGAGTTATAACCAATCACTCTCGCCTTATGCTTTGAGCCAACAGAATAGTCgatttccaaatttttcagagGATCGATTTTAGAATTATGCACTTGGCCATGTAAAGTAGAAGATCCAAAGCCAACAAACACATAATTAGGATCGCTTCCTTTCacttcaacttcttcaaatatatgacCTATTGGAAATGCATCTAAAGCACTAGAGTCATCTGATGGACTAgatgaaaaagatattATATGTGGTAATTGAGACAACATTAATCTTTTAGTACCGCTCTTTAATAAGATACCGGTCACTCTAGCCTTTATATTATTACCAATAGTATACTTATGTTTTAAAGTTTGTAAATCgaaatcattcaaatttggCAAGTTGATAGTAGCATCAACTAAACCAAAGACCTTTGTAACAATACCATTCTTGGTAATATCAGATACTAATGCATCTACTAAAATACCAGGTTCAATTGAATCTACCGACGAAATAGTAGATACAGAGGCTTTTTTGGAAGTAGAATTAGATTGCACTGGTCTTAAAGTAATTGTTCTTGACGATGGCTTTGATACTATACTGGTTAATAAAACATCACCAACATTCAAGTCTTCAGCTTCGATGTCTTTACTATTCTTTAACTctttattagaaatgaAACCGGAAAAGTTTGATCTACCGACATTCAAGATAACACCATGATCTTCAATGGATTTAATAGAACATTGTAACAAGTTTCCCGGAGTAAGATCTTCATCCTCTAAAGTGGCATTAACAACTTCTGGTTCAATAGATAATTGgattcttttctttttggAATCACTTGAAGGCTTGACAACTTTAGCTCTTAACCATTGtccaattttgaaaatctcTTTCAAAACAGGAAATTCGGCATTCTTGGTCTTTAATGTTGCAGTCTGTATTTCTTGGTCcttttcatcgtcatcgtattgcaattcttcttcgtcttcacTGTCATCATCCGCTTCTTCGAACTTTTCGATTTGCTCCGTGATCTCCTCACTTATAGACGTAATTGGAATATAACCAACCAAATTATCACCTACAGACAATGTCAAGTCTAATTTACCAATATTAGTAATTTGACCCAATACTTGGGTGCCTggaatcaaattcttgaagttaaaattttcaatttgaacaTTCGATTTCTCTTCCTCCTCTTCGTTGGTCGACTTAGCAGTCTTCTTCTTAGACCCCTTCTTAGATTTCTTAGATGGTTGGTCTGACTTAGATGAACTGGATCTTTTGGATGCACTAGAAGCCTCGAATAGAACATCTTTTGTTGCTTCGTTGGAGATGTCCTTAATTTCTAAAGCTGATAAAGCAGTAGCTCCTCCTCTAGGAAAGGCAACATCACTACTACTTATAACAGATTTGGATGTTGTAGGATCTGCCATACTGTCctatataataatatatgtTCAAGAAAAAGTGTAGTAGATTAAGGGATTAAGAACTTCTCGTAGACtatttgttcaattttttcaccATCACCATGTCATCGTGCtagattttttttttagaaAACTTTTTGGGTCACGTGACAACATCATCGCAGATACTAACAGTAGATAGATCTAATACCCTTGGTGCCTATAGGTCCTAGAATTGTGGGAGGGAGGAGTCAAACGTATGAACAAACCCACCAATGAATATTGTTACTGAAGACATTGGTagttattgatattaaagGGATGTTTTTGACGGGTTTAGTAGTTGTTGGCGatttagaatattttgcatcCTAATATAACCAGACTATTTTGGATTGATCTTACAGAGGTTAGACACAGCCAAGATTCTCTATaaaatttgtttattaaAGGTTCGTTAAAGTGTTCAGGTTTTTAATTACTATagtattatttaattcttctattaTTTACCGAACCTGTATCTTTCCTTTCTTTCATGATCCGTGCAGCCTCTTCtgcattatatttcttagTCAACTTTGAATAAAACAACCCACAAGCGTTGCAAAGTGTCCTATTACCATCCAAGCCTTTTCGCCATTCTGGTGTATTTTTCGAACCGCAATGGTTGCAGCGTATTTCCTGCCGTACGCTCAAATCCGGATTTAGAGCACCAAGATCAAGAGGTGAGGTTGAAGAACCAGAATATAGGGTTtgttttttaatttctaGAGGAACTATACTACCACCGATATCAAGAACTGTAGATTCTGTTTTGTGGCTGGAATCTATGTTGCCCATACTGGATTTGTGTCTCTTGCTTGATATTTTAGTGCCTGTAGATGGTTTACGGGTAGGCGACAATTGCGTCGAGTACAGTGGTTGCAGCTTTGGAGGTGACATTTTTGTTAGTGCTTTATTTGCAGccacttcttcttccttgaTATATTGTAATATCATAGCTTTGAACGCTGTCATCGTTGCAATATTATCGTTATATTCGGCTATTAGGTTGTCAATGCTTTGCGGTGATGTATTTAGTATGAACTGCTTAAATGATTCGTGAGTCGTAAATTTGGGATGATTTGAGTTATTAACATAGCCATGCAATAATTTAGAACCTTCGATGGTCCTGTCTGGTGCTTGTTCAACCAATGTGAGATAGTTATTTCGAATGGCTTgcatttcattattatgaGCACTAGAATCCAACATTCTGCTCAACGACGATAATAGGTTCTCTTCGTCATTTTTTCGAGTAGATTCTTCAGATACATCAGTATATGCAATATTTGGTAAGGATGAGCTTTTTGAATGAATAGGACGTGGGTGATCTCCTGGAGATGTGACTTCAGCATTTTTGGTAGGAAATCGATAGCTACCATATCTAAAACCTCCGTGCCCGTACGAATATGTTCGACGTTTGTCAATGGCCGATTCATCTATTTTTAAGTCTTTTGGACTAGTCAAATCACCGCCGGAAATTGGTTGAGTTATTATTGTGGGAAGTAtttctgaagaagaagatgatcTCAATGTCTTAGGCCTTGCATTCTCCTGTCGCAGGTATGGATCAAATGACTGTATTAATTCTGTGAAGGATGGAAGCCTGAATGTTAGTATTTATCACATATTGcaagttttcaaattaaaCATACCGTCTATGCTGTGACGTCGGGTCGCCGTCCTTATTCTTACTCATTTTGTTGTACAATAATTATTGGATATTTATACAAATTTAGATATATCATAAATGTCCCTTAGTTTAtgtttataaataaacaGGCAATATTTAACCTGATATCTACTACTATGTATAAAAGAAGTTTGCTAGTATGGATATTAgtttaaattaaatatattatttaattcttgtttgtATGGGCAAGCTAAccacaaaataatttttgcaatCGTATCTTTGCGAATTTACGGCAACTTACATAAATCTACATATGCTAACTACACATTATAATTCCATTTCAAGATTCTTATTATAACCCTTTTTACAACTATAATACTTCTTTGATCTGAATACAAGGAAATTATTACTAAATAGGTctcatttcttctttttgctTTTGGGTCTAGATCTTCGAGAAGTTTGATTTTGCTGTATGACTACCGTTCCATCTCGAACATCATCAGGCtcatttttaaatttttcttgacTTTCTAAATAAAACATCAAATCATTAACTTGCTCCGTTAGGTCTTTATTTTGTGTTGTCAAttgtttattttcatcCGATAGATATTCGACTTTAGACGAAAGGCCATCATTCAAAGAATTCGAGTTATTTAGCTCCTTTGTTAATGCATTAATTTTTGCATCTTTAAGAGCAATTTTGCTTTTTAAAGATGGAATGGTGTTTGTAGTTAGATCAATTAGTTTTCCATTCATCTCTTCGAATTTAGCTTCTAGGTCCTTAATAGAATTTTGGTTGGAGGTAGTATCTGATGCAAGGGATGCACGATGGGACCGCGAGCCCGCCCTATCATTTAGGAGAGATTCATAATACTCTCTTTGACTTGCCAACTGACTGATTAATAATTGAGAGTATTCAAACCCAACCTCATCAACCTTATCAAAATTGGGATTGGCgttatttgatttgaaattaatgtTGGAGTTGCCAAACGCACTGAATTGCCCATTAATACTGTTATATGTTTCCTTTTCGGGTAATTCAACCAATTTCCCATCTGATTCGTTTGCTACTAACCTGTGAACATAATTATCTCCTGCGTAATCCCATACTCTAGATGTGTTAAGTTCCATCGCAAAACAATGACCCGTATTAATAAAATGCTTTAGTGAATGCTGTTCTGGCGCGTATCTATCGCAACCTAGATTCCCACAAATAAGGCAAATCCAAAGATTTGAATCAACTTGACAATCGAAACAACGTTCGCCACTGTCAATATTGGATATCCCATCATTTGGGGTACTAAACGAATTGGAAGGACCAGGTAAGGGTGTTGCATGCTGTGATCTCGAGGAGCTGAATTGCAGTAATCGTCTAATTGATCTCCGTATTTTCTGATTGGATACATTATTGGAATAGCGACATATCGGGCAGGTATCATCTTTCCATTTAGAAAGACACTGGCAGTGGAATGTATGCTGACAGGGTATAGTTAACAATCCAGTGACTGTTGAGTCCATTCTATCTAAGCATACGGGGCATGTAGGCAATTCCATTAGAGTCCCATTGGTAtgcttcttgaataatgcCGATGATTTGGGGTTGGGACTATTCGGGTGAGATACTGGTGGAGATGTAAAAGGATCATTCAACAAGAATGGTATCAAAGATTCCGAGGCTtctgaagaaatatcatctATTTGACCCCCTGCGTCAAATCTAATTGATTTGACAAACACAACATGACAGGCTTCTGGCTCCATCGAGTTAAATGGCTTGCCgttatatttcaattgaaattcGGCCGTTTTTAATATgtcattgaattttatcaaaactAAAAACCGATTAGGCTTTTCACTCTTAAGAATTCGTAAATGCGTAATGTACTTCATATATGAATCGCCAATGAAGCCCAATAAGTCTGTAGCCGTAAAGTAGGTAGGTACGGCAATTATTGACACCATTGTATCATCACCTTCTGTTGCATTTGGATAGGAAAATGGTTCTGAGGCTACTGATGATGTGGAAGAAAGAATGTCCAGCGAAGtctcatcttcttcaaattccCTATACAAACGAATGTTACCATCACCCAAGAATTTTGCCTTTAAGGGTTCAATGTCGTTAGTGGCCATATTAGATCTGTTCTCACTTGATGTATCTATTGCTGTAATTTCGATCGGAGAATATCTATAATCTAGTAATGAATGGTTATCTTGAGACTCAGGtatttcaatgataatatgaTAAGAATCAGTTCctatcattatttgactCTAATGAACCAAGTTTTAACGAGTCTGCTTACCTTTGTATCTATAACGTGCTTTATATAGATACCTAAGAATACTGATGCTCACTAGTGCGTACAATTACCATATCTATATCTACAGTTTATAATGTACAATATCTATGTCTATTCTTCGTTTATCTATCTATAGAGAATACTTTGACTTATCAAAGTGAACAAGActctttaatatttcaccACTATCCCCAATAACaagttcttcttctccattTAAGACTTTTAGTGCCTTTTCATCTGGAATCCAGATTACATACGAGTTTGCAGCAATACCTGATTTCACACCTGGTATaccatcttcaaatataagGCATTCCTCTATTAAGACAGGATCCAAACCTTGCTCTTGTCTTTCTTTATTGAGACTATCCAAACATGCGAACCAAATATCAGGGTGTGGCTTTCCTTTTCCAGGTGGAATTCTCTCATCATCTCCAGTCACAATATGCGGACCAAATAGATTAAAACCATCCTGCAAATGTGCCGTCTTTcttttaaaattgaaagtaTTAGAACTGGTTCCAAGAGCAATAGGAATTGAACtatcatataaatattgtAACAATTCTAACGCACCCGGTAAGAATTTGGAACGATGCCACTTGTTCTCTTGTTTTTTAATGGCTAATTGAGAAAATTCTTCAGGAGTGAGCGATAAACCATACTCttcaatgataattttaacgGCCTCAGGGCCAGGTCTTCCCTGTAATCTAATCTTTACGTCCCATGTCAATGGCCCCTTTccaaaatcattcaataattctgtcGTACATTctgtatatatatcttctGTATTAAGGATAGTTCCATCCATATCTGTACTGTTAATATCATATCCGCTCAAATTAGAGAggaaatatcaataattattGTAAAATGGAAAAATAGATTTCTACTTACCGAAAAGACATGCCTTGATGTTTTTGGGACTAAACGTTAGTTCTCGCTTCGGAAAAATCACACGGGACAAGAATACTTATACTTACAATTGAGTCATATCAAATGAGTGTATTTAGTGGATACGATAGTATGTGCTAGGAATAtggaatataaattatggAGTATAGTCCAAAAATTCAgatattcaacaaatctCTTATTACATAAGCAGGGCCAAACAGTTACTACCTATTATCTCTACTTACCCATTCATTATTACAATACGAACCatataattaatagaaaTGAATACTTATACTTTAGAGAAACCTATAATGGGGcatttttaaataaataagaGATACTTTCACCATTATGTAATCTTCTGATAGCTTCTGCCAATACGGCAGAAACGTCAATGGTGTCTAACTTAGGACAAAGCagtaatttttcttcaaacGGAACGGTGTTTGTACAAATAACCTTGGTcaatttagaattattaatgttTTTGATTGCATTACCGGACAAAATTCCGTGGGTGACAATAGCAATAACTTCTTTTGCACCGTTATCCAATAAAACTTCAGCTGCCTTAGCTAAAGTACCACAAGTGTCAGCCATGTCGTCGACAATAATAGAGATCTTGTCAGTTACATCACCGACTAAGACCATCTTCGACACTTCGTTAGCCCGGGCTCTTTCTTTGTGGATTAAggcaaaattcaaatctaacCTGTCGGCTAAACCTGCAGCCCTCTTTGCACCACCAGCATCAGGAGAGATCATGATTGCGTCTTTATAGTTGATagtttctttaatatatctCACCACACTTGGCTCGGCATATAAATTGTCCACTGGAACATCGAAAAACCCTTGGATCTGGGAGGCGTGTAAGTCCATAGTAATGACATGGTTACATCCCGATGTTGTCAACATATCCGCCATTAACTTGGCAGTGATAGGTGCTCTGGATTTATCCTTTCTATCTTGTCTGGCATATGGGAAGTTTGGCAATATAACAGAAATTCTTCTTGCACTGGCGGTTTTACAAGCATTTATCATGATCAATAACTCTATTACTCGGTCGTTAACCTCTCCTGATCCAATCTGACAAATTATGAAGATATCTTCGTCTCTAACTGATTCCCCAATGGAAAACTGGACCTCTCCTGTTGAAtctcttttcaattcaGAAGGCGTCAATTTCATACCCAATCTTTTGGCAACGAGTTCAGCCAAGCCTCTATGAACATCACTGGCTAGCAATTTGATGGAGTTTGTAGACATCGTTATTAGGTGTcaagaatgaaattaataaaaaaattcttaGTGAGCAAcaatcaacaaaaatgaATAAACTCAAGGGAAGAGAGTAAGGTCAACAAACAACTAAATTAGCTGTAGAAACTATATGTCTTTttattgaacaagaaaagtTACTTGACTTTGTCTTAAACTCATAAACTCTCCTTCAAACTCATCCTGCAATGGATCGTAGTCaagattttttttattatgtcAATGCGATGTTCGTGAGACATTTTTACATAGAAGAGACAATGTCGTGAAAAAAGTATATACCTAGAATAAGTCATCTATATCGTCAAGGTTATCATCAGGTGTAGCATTTTCCTCTTCTTGGTCGTCGTGATCATCaagatattgatttgattcAAAAGTTTCCGCGTTCGTGTCTTTATTTGGATCCATCTTTTGTTGTAATTGTTGCTGATCGCTCACGATCTTGGCTAACTCTCTCTTCTTAGTATCCAAAGATGCTTTCAAGGTATTGTAGCTTGTTTGgaacttcatcttcatcatcttgtGAGTGGCAGACGCGAGACCCTTTCTATGGACTTCCACAGCATTCTCCAAGTcagcaatttcttcttcgagCATCTTAACATGTTCTTTATCTGCCTTTGATTCGTCATCTTCGTCGTCATTTTCATcgttttcatcatcatcatcatcttcttcatcgtcttcatcttcatcctcctcttcctcttcctcttcctcttcttgtccctcttcttcctctaTACCTTCGCCATCAACCTCATTCTCCATGTTTATGTCACCTACCATAGTTTCGTCATTTTCAAGTGCTTTTGCCAACtcttcttccaaatcaCCTTCATCACTTTGAGCGAGCATTTCTTGttcctcttcctcttcaCTCCCATTATTAAATTGCGTCTGTGACTCTATTGGAATTGCTGATGGTGTTGCCACTGCTGACAGTGTGCCACTAATATTACTGAATCTATGCTGATTGGTTTGTTGTTTAGTTAAGTCCACGATTTCAAAATGACTTTCTTCCGCTTCGTCATCAAGCCTAATTAATTCGTCGATCCTTTGTTCTATATCTTCAACAACTCTATGGTTGACTTTACGTGGTTTGAATCTCCTGTACACTTCTTCAAATGGGTATATAAGACCATTCTTAAGCACAGTCTTAGCC
This is a stretch of genomic DNA from Debaryomyces hansenii CBS767 chromosome G complete sequence. It encodes these proteins:
- a CDS encoding DEHA2G03410p (similar to uniprot|Q05022 Saccharomyces cerevisiae YMR229c RRP5), which gives rise to MADPTTSKSVISSSDVAFPRGGATALSALEIKDISNEATKDVLFEASSASKRSSSSKSDQPSKKSKKGSKKKTAKSTNEEEEEKSNVQIENFNFKNLIPGTQVLGQITNIGKLDLTLSVGDNLVGYIPITSISEEITEQIEKFEEADDDSEDEEELQYDDDEKDQEIQTATLKTKNAEFPVLKEIFKIGQWLRAKVVKPSSDSKKKRIQLSIEPEVVNATLEDEDLTPGNLLQCSIKSIEDHGVILNVGRSNFSGFISNKELKNSKDIEAEDLNVGDVLLTSIVSKPSSRTITLRPVQSNSTSKKASVSTISSVDSIEPGILVDALVSDITKNGIVTKVFGLVDATINLPNLNDFDLQTLKHKYTIGNNIKARVTGILLKSGTKRLMLSQLPHIISFSSSPSDDSSALDAFPIGHIFEEVEVKGSDPNYVFVGFGSSTLHGQVHNSKIDPSKNLEIDYSVGSKHKARVIGYNSIENLLVLTMEPKVIDSKFLTTDDIPVGEFVNGAEIVKVLPDSGGIIVKILNGFEALVPGNHMSDVRLVYPERKFKVGGKVKGRVLRKQGRKLFFTLKKSLVNIEDDEILTGFDKATVGFKSPATVEKFVHNGAIVSFFGNLRAYLPKNEISETFVNQASDHLKIGQTVNVKILNVNKDDQRLMVTLRQSIDLSDSQKATISDLYPGKSITTAIVVEKVKESVIVELENSNLRGVIFSGHLSDGNYEQNRSIFKKLPIGDKIDVLVLEKDLKSRSVTVSAKASLIEAAKQDEVPAYFKDIKVDNKMLHGYIKSVTNMGLFISFAGKLTGLVLAKYATDKPDEDLSKKFYKYQSVSCRVIRIDEENKRFLLSLKKSENSKDSSNTEEVINPIDSEKSTVGDYTPGVITSAVVKSIKGTQLNVQLADNLQGRVDITQCFNSWSEIKDKKQPLSQFHKNDKIKVKVIGFHDAKTHRFLPITHRKSNKNIVLELSILEKELKTPDEPYHMLNLSNTSEGSKWVAYINNVAKGFVWVSITPTIKGRISFMELSDDVSVFDDIENKLPIGMAIEATVKDIDNDHNTVVLSARNSTMGTVKDVKVGDKLPARVLKVRDTFVLVELGKNLVASSFITDALNDYTEKLENVFHTNDFCTATVLAVDEESKKIAVSLRNDDATDKVIDSIEDLNRGDIIRGFVKNVANNGVYIALGRSIHALVRITDLSDSFLKDWKKYFKPHQPIIGKISSCKEEGRILMTLKESEINGELNVLKKFEDLEVGEIFEGSVRRVTDFGAFIKLDGTVNISGLCHHSQISDNDVENVSSLFGEGDRVKVKILAIDQEKKQLSLGMKASYFTNADASSEQDDVEMSDANDQNDSGSESDDEHENDESDDEVMEDVLENKNGASENESDSEDDEENDNSRSSGVSGLSTNGFDWTASILDQAEDNYSSSDEEDFTHEKKKKKKTSKVIEDKTADLNTRAPQSVSDFERLLVGNPNSSIMWMNYMSFQLQLSEVDKAREIGERALKTINYREEQEKMNIWIALLNLENTFGTDDTLEETFKRSCQYMDSLIMHQKLVSIYTMSEKFRKADELYKVMCKKFGKNVSIWVQYGSSLLDRQLNDEAHEVLARSLQVLPKREHIEVVRKFGQLEFTKGDPEQGRSLFEGLISDVPKRIDLWNVYIDQEIKQDNKAKVEDLFERAITKKLSRKQAKFFFSKWLSFEEEKNDQQFAARVKAKAAEYVQSHQKDE
- a CDS encoding DEHA2G03432p (no similarity), which gives rise to MSKNKDGDPTSQHRRLPSFTELIQSFDPYSRQENARPKTLRSSSSSEILPTIITQPISGGDLTSPKDLKIDESAIDKRRTYSYGHGGFRYGSYRFPTKNAEVTSPGDHPRPIHSKSSSLPNIAYTDVSEESTRKNDEENLLSSLSRMLDSSAHNNEMQAIRNNYLTLVEQAPDRTIEGSKLLHGYVNNSNHPKFTTHESFKQFILNTSPQSIDNLIAEYNDNIATMTAFKAMILQYIKEEEVAANKALTKMSPPKSQPSYSTQLSPTRKPSTGTKISSKRHKSSMGNIDSSHKTESTVLDIGGSIVPLEIKKQTLYSGSSTSPLDLGALNPDLSVRQEIRCNHCGSKNTPEWRKGLDGNRTLCNACGLFYSKLTKKYNAEEAARIMKERKDTGSVNNRRIK
- a CDS encoding DEHA2G03454p (similar to uniprot|P38748 Saccharomyces cerevisiae YHL010c), yielding MIGTDSYHIIIEIPESQDNHSLLDYRYSPIEITAIDTSSENRSNMATNDIEPLKAKFLGDGNIRLYREFEEDETSSDILSSTSSVASEPFSYPNATEGDDTMVSIIAVPTYFTATDLLGFIGDSYMKYITHLRILKSEKPNRFLVLIKFNDILKTAEFQLKYNGKPFNSMEPEACHVVFVKSIRFDAGGQIDDISSEASESLIPFLLNDPFTSPPVSHPNSPNPKSSALFKKHTNGTLMELPTCPVCLDRMDSTVTGLLTIPCQHTFHCQCLSKWKDDTCPICRYSNNVSNQKIRRSIRRLSQFSSSRSQHATPLPGPSNSFSTPNDGISNIDSGERCFDCQVDSNLWICLICGNLGCDRYAPEQHSLKHFINTGHCFAMELNTSRVWDYAGDNYVHRLVANESDGKLVELPEKETYNSINGQFSAFGNSNINFKSNNANPNFDKVDEVGFEYSQLLISQLASQREYYESLLNDRAGSRSHRASLASDTTSNQNSIKDLEAKFEEMNGKLIDLTTNTIPSLKSKIALKDAKINALTKELNNSNSLNDGLSSKVEYLSDENKQLTTQNKDLTEQVNDLMFYLESQEKFKNEPDDVRDGTVVIQQNQTSRRSRPKSKKKK
- a CDS encoding DEHA2G03476p (similar to uniprot|Q86ZR7 Saccharomyces cerevisiae Hypothetical protein YKL033W-A); translation: MTQFPKNIKACLFDMDGTILNTEDIYTECTTELLNDFGKGPLTWDVKIRLQGRPGPEAVKIIIEEYGLSLTPEEFSQLAIKKQENKWHRSKFLPGALELLQYLYDSSIPIALGTSSNTFNFKRKTAHLQDGFNLFGPHIVTGDDERIPPGKGKPHPDIWFACLDSLNKERQEQGLDPVLIEECLIFEDGIPGVKSGIAANSYVIWIPDEKALKVLNGEEELVIGDSGEILKSLVHFDKSKYSL
- a CDS encoding DEHA2G03498p (highly similar to uniprot|P38689 Saccharomyces cerevisiae YHL011c PRS3 ribose-phosphate pyrophosphokinase), with product MSTNSIKLLASDVHRGLAELVAKRLGMKLTPSELKRDSTGEVQFSIGESVRDEDIFIICQIGSGEVNDRVIELLIMINACKTASARRISVILPNFPYARQDRKDKSRAPITAKLMADMLTTSGCNHVITMDLHASQIQGFFDVPVDNLYAEPSVVRYIKETINYKDAIMISPDAGGAKRAAGLADRLDLNFALIHKERARANEVSKMVLVGDVTDKISIIVDDMADTCGTLAKAAEVLLDNGAKEVIAIVTHGILSGNAIKNINNSKLTKVICTNTVPFEEKLSLCPKLDTIDVSAVLAEAIRRLHNGESISYLFKNAPL
- a CDS encoding DEHA2G03520p (similar to CA0762|CaTAF67 Candida albicans), coding for MALKLKLKVPSTGSSQSSGNGSNSQPSSSGLPKLKIKPPKQKENKVTKKHQEAGTKHKKLKLNIKQKKPEIDNIGIRGNGGHQPTRSVPKVRIKPTRVPGDGYDSEAPDLEDDPLIEQGIIIRFVNDANLDFVHNAVDSGDLTGLNVKWVTKVKAVVNVNGTLYSAKLLDLPTITELYKTIDKKNIFKTFDICQILLVLYPVNPSDLNLERDFEVPSDLTHVHPLYKMSPKHELKPAKTVLKNGLIYPFEEVYRRFKPRKVNHRVVEDIEQRIDELIRLDDEAEESHFEIVDLTKQQTNQHRFSNISGTSSAVATPSAIPIESQTQFNNGSEEEEEQEMLAQSDEGDLEEELAKALENDETMVGDINMENEVDGEGIEEEEGQEEEEEEEEEDEDEDDEEDDDDDENDENDDEDDESKADKEHVKMLEEEIADLENAVEVHRKGLASATHKMMKMKFQTSYNTLKASLDTKKRELAKIVSDQQQLQQKMDPNKDTNAETFESNQYLDDHDDQEEENATPDDNLDDIDDLF